GTGCCGGCGGCATCTTGATTTCCGGTTCGGCGGCGGGCAATTCGCCGATCCCCTACAACGCGACCTATGCCGCCTCGAAAGCGTTCGTCAACACCTTCAGTGAATCGTTGCGCGGTGAACTGCGCCGCTCAGGTGTGCACGTCACGCTGCTGGCACCGGGCCCGGTGCGCACCGACCTGCCCGATGACGCGGAGAGGTCACTGGTCGAACGGCTGGTGCCGGACTTCCTGTGGATCTCCACCGAGCACACCGCGCAAGTCTCGCTGAATGCGTTGGAGCGCAACAAGATGCGCGTCGTTCCGGGCTTGACGTCCAAGGCCATGTCGGTCGGCAGCGGATATGCCCCGCGCGCGATCGTGGCGCCGATCGTGGGCAGCTTCTACAAGAAGCTCGGCGGCGGGTAACTCGCCCGCCCGCGAGCGTAGCCTGGCGGCGGCTGCCCGCTGCGAGCGTAACCTGGCTGCGAAAATCGCGCGGCATTGTTCGCAGTGACGTTACGCTCGCGACGCCCAGTGCTATTTACGGCGGCCGCGGCCCGTGCCGAAGATGCCTTTCACCGCTTCGCGTATCGCGGTGTTGATACCGCTTTTCACGGTCGGATTCTTCAGCACTTCCTCCCACATGGCCGGGCCCTTCGGCTCGAAGGGCTCCGGCATCGGCGGGATGTCGAAGTCCGTTGGCAACGACGGATTGTCGGGTTCCGCGTGCCGTTGCTCTGGTAGGGATGCGGGCACTTGAGGTTGCGATGGCTGCTGAATCGTCTGGCCGTATTTGGCTTGCAGTGGACTGGATTTGGCCGCGGCAGTGATCGCGTCGGTGCCGACGGCGCCCATCAGCGACCGGGGCACCCGCATGCGAGTCCAGGCCACCGGCGTGGGTGCGCCCTTCTCGGACAGCACCGTGACGACGGCCTCGCCGATCCCCAGCGAGGTCAACGCCGACTGCAGGTCGTAGACATCGGTTTTGGGATACGTGCGGACGGTCTTGGACAGCGCCTTCTGGTCATCGGGGGTGAACGCGCGCAAGGCGTGCTGCACCCGCGCGCCGAGCTGGGAGAGCACATCGTTGGGCAGATCGGTGGGCAACTGCGTGCAGAAGAAGACCCCGACGCCCTTGGATCGGATCAGCTTGACGGTCTGCTCGACCTGCTCGAGGAATGCCTTCGACGCGTCGGTGAACAGCAGGTGCGCCTCGTCGAAAAAGAAGACCAGCTTGGGCTTGTCGACGTCACCGACCTCGGGCAGAACGGCAAACAGATCTGCCAGTACCCACATCAGGAAGGTGGAGAAGATGACCGGACGCAACGACTGACCAGTGAACTCGAGTAGCGAGATGATGCCGTGGCCCCGGTCGTCGACACGCAGCAGATCCTGGGGGTCGAGCTTCGGCTCGCCGAAGAACGTGTCACCACCCTCGGATTCGAGGTTCACCAGGGATCGCAAGATGACGCCTGCGGTCGTCGACGACACCCCGCCAAGGGATTTCAGGTCCGCTTTGCCCTCGTCGCTGGTCAGGTGGCTGATCGCGGCGCGCAACTGGTCCAACGTAATCAGCGGTTGGTTGTTTTCCGTTGCCCAGTGGAAGATCAAACCCAGGGTCGACTCTTGGGTCGCGTTGAGCCCCAACACCTTTGACAACAAGACCGGGCCGAAACTGGCAACCGTCGCCCGTATGGGTACCCCGATCCCCTCGGTGCCCAGCGACAAGAACTCCACCGGGAATCCCGTCGCCACCCAACTGTCGCCCGTGTCTTTGGCACGCACCGCAGTCCTGTCGTTGGCCTCCCCCGGCCGGGACAGACCCGACAAGTCACCCTTCACGTCGGCCATCAACACCGAGACGCCTGCGGCACTGAGCTGCTCGGCGATCAGCTGCAGGGTCTTGGTCTTGCCGGTTCCGGTGGCTCCGGCCACCAGACCGTGCCGGTTGACGGTGGCCAGCGGGATGCGGATCTGCGCGGTTGGATCGGCGTCGCCGTCGACGACGACGGTGCCCAATTCCAGCGCCTGGCCTTCGACGGCATAGCCGCTGGCGATCCGCTGCGCGGGTCCGCCCGCCGCTGATTCAGTGGTCATCGCGCTCCGCCCCACCTCTCGGAGAAAGTTGCAACGCCCAACACTACTTCCCAGGGTGAGGCGGAGGCAGAGGCTCACGTGGGCATACGCTGAGCGCTGTGCGCGACGAATTGGTGTGGATCGACTGCGAGATGACCGGGTTGGATCTGAGGTCGGACAAGTTGATCGAGATCGCAGCCCTGGTCACCGACGCCGATCTGAACATTCTCGGCGACGGCGTCGACGTGGTGATCCACGCCGACGATGCTGCCCTGTCGTCGATGATCGACGTGGTCACCGAGATGCACACCCGCTCCGGGCTGATCAACGAGGTGCGGGCATCCACCGTCGACCTGGCCACCGCCGAGGCGATGGTGCTCGATTACATCGGCAAGCACGTCAAGCAGCCCAAGACGGCGCCGCTCGCGGGCAATTCGATCGCCACCGATCGTTCGTTCATCGCGCGCGATATGCCCGCCCTGGATTCGTTTCTGCATTACCGGATGATCGACGTCAGCTCGATCAAGGAGCTCTGCCGCCGCTGGTATCCCCGCATTTACTTTGGCCAGCCGGCCAAGGGGGTCACACACCGGGCGCTGGCCGACATCCGCGAGTCGATCCGCGAACTGCAGTTCTACCGCCGTACCGCGTTTGTATCGCCCCCGGGGCCTTCTACCAGCGAAATCGCCGCGGTGGCCGCCGAAATAGAGGGCAACGACGGCGCACCGGAGGCAACTGATTCGGCCGTCGAGCCACCGAACCGCTAGTATCGACAGTCGCTGCGCGTCTACGCGCGCAGCCATGGTGGGTGTAGTTCAGTTGGTAGAGCGTCAGGTTGTGATCCTGAATGTCGCGGGTTCGAGTCCCGTCACTCACCCCACAAGGTCAGAGGGCCTATCTGCCCTCTGACCTTTTTGTTCTCGGGGCCTGTTGCAGGCTCGACCCGGCACCGGAATGGACCCGCGCCCGTCGTCGAACCCGATTTCCTATTGCGTTGTGGCGCAGTGGCCTTGCGGTGCGGACAGCGATCCCGACCGCCCCGGCACTCGCGGACGGCGAGATCCCGACGTTGGTGATTGCCAACGCCATGTCTTTCAAGATCGCTTGGCGTCCTGTCCCCCCCATTGCTTCGGGACGGAGTGGCCGTGGCCGGCCTGAAGTACAAGGCGAATAGCATAGGGGCGCAGCCGCCAACTCTGTCGTAATCTATTGCGCCGCAACGAGCGAGCGTCACCGCAGCGCTATGCTGACCGGATTGCCGAGGCGCCGGCACGAGCAAGTCGGTGGGCGGCCTGTCGCAATGCCCTGTCCAATGCGAATATCGCCAGAGCGGAATCGTCGATCCCCGCCGGTGTCGTGGCACATGTGTCGCGGTCGTCGGCGTTGCCGGTTTCTGCGCCGCCGAGGTCAACACCGCGATCGGAGTGCGCGGGACGATGTGGATGGCGGCCGGCTTGGCGCTCCTCGGCGCGATCTACGGCCTGTGGCGCGTCATGCGGGTGGAACGGCGCTCACCGATGCCGCGCGAAAAACTCGACGCCATCAGGAGCGTGGCAGCGCTGCGGCCGT
The DNA window shown above is from Mycobacterium sp. Aquia_216 and carries:
- the orn gene encoding oligoribonuclease gives rise to the protein MRDELVWIDCEMTGLDLRSDKLIEIAALVTDADLNILGDGVDVVIHADDAALSSMIDVVTEMHTRSGLINEVRASTVDLATAEAMVLDYIGKHVKQPKTAPLAGNSIATDRSFIARDMPALDSFLHYRMIDVSSIKELCRRWYPRIYFGQPAKGVTHRALADIRESIRELQFYRRTAFVSPPGPSTSEIAAVAAEIEGNDGAPEATDSAVEPPNR
- a CDS encoding helicase HerA-like domain-containing protein; its protein translation is MTTESAAGGPAQRIASGYAVEGQALELGTVVVDGDADPTAQIRIPLATVNRHGLVAGATGTGKTKTLQLIAEQLSAAGVSVLMADVKGDLSGLSRPGEANDRTAVRAKDTGDSWVATGFPVEFLSLGTEGIGVPIRATVASFGPVLLSKVLGLNATQESTLGLIFHWATENNQPLITLDQLRAAISHLTSDEGKADLKSLGGVSSTTAGVILRSLVNLESEGGDTFFGEPKLDPQDLLRVDDRGHGIISLLEFTGQSLRPVIFSTFLMWVLADLFAVLPEVGDVDKPKLVFFFDEAHLLFTDASKAFLEQVEQTVKLIRSKGVGVFFCTQLPTDLPNDVLSQLGARVQHALRAFTPDDQKALSKTVRTYPKTDVYDLQSALTSLGIGEAVVTVLSEKGAPTPVAWTRMRVPRSLMGAVGTDAITAAAKSSPLQAKYGQTIQQPSQPQVPASLPEQRHAEPDNPSLPTDFDIPPMPEPFEPKGPAMWEEVLKNPTVKSGINTAIREAVKGIFGTGRGRRK
- the cmrA gene encoding mycolate reductase (Catalyzes the final step in mycolic acid biosynthesis.), which encodes MPVPAPSPDARAVVTGASQNIGEALATELAARGHHLIVTARREDKLKDLAARLAEKYGVTVEVRAADLADPSERAELCDELATRNISILCANAGTGTFGPISGLDPAVEKAQVQLNAVAVHDLTLAVVPGMVGRGAGGILISGSAAGNSPIPYNATYAASKAFVNTFSESLRGELRRSGVHVTLLAPGPVRTDLPDDAERSLVERLVPDFLWISTEHTAQVSLNALERNKMRVVPGLTSKAMSVGSGYAPRAIVAPIVGSFYKKLGGG